In the Prochlorococcus sp. MIT 1307 genome, one interval contains:
- a CDS encoding LD-carboxypeptidase, with amino-acid sequence MLHLHPDTFVKPLQSGDEVITVAVSSALNNDLALLDGLKVLESWGLVCRPQAVSKRYWGYLAGIDSVRYHELHPKEPAPLLAFARGGWGAARLLERPQPWQPGWLLGFSDVTSLLLSRLSAGFDGGIHGPLLTSLASEPLWSKERLRSLLFENTVPDLYGESWNKGIATGPLVVANLTVASHLLGSRHMPDLKGSILVLEDVGELPYRIDRMLTQWRLTGQLQGLAGLAFGNFSECEAPEGEPFNETFQLQEVLKERSQDLEIPIINNLPVGHCCGNAALPQGRLATIDGGKGLLKILPS; translated from the coding sequence ATGCTGCATCTTCATCCTGATACTTTTGTAAAGCCTCTTCAATCTGGCGATGAGGTGATCACTGTCGCAGTAAGTTCAGCATTAAATAATGATCTTGCACTATTAGATGGACTGAAAGTTCTCGAAAGCTGGGGATTAGTTTGTCGTCCCCAAGCTGTAAGCAAGCGCTACTGGGGTTACCTTGCTGGGATTGATTCTGTTCGATACCACGAACTCCATCCGAAGGAACCTGCTCCATTGTTAGCATTTGCAAGGGGAGGCTGGGGTGCCGCTCGACTACTGGAGCGACCTCAACCATGGCAACCAGGGTGGCTACTTGGGTTCTCAGATGTAACATCCCTTCTCTTATCAAGACTTTCGGCGGGCTTCGATGGAGGTATACATGGCCCATTACTTACATCACTTGCTAGCGAACCATTATGGAGCAAAGAAAGGTTGCGATCTCTACTGTTTGAGAACACAGTCCCAGACCTTTATGGAGAGTCATGGAACAAGGGGATAGCGACAGGTCCATTAGTAGTAGCCAACCTCACAGTTGCATCTCATCTACTTGGTAGTAGACATATGCCAGATCTAAAAGGATCAATTTTAGTATTAGAAGATGTTGGTGAACTGCCTTATCGTATAGATCGAATGCTTACACAATGGAGACTTACAGGCCAACTTCAAGGTCTAGCAGGACTTGCATTTGGTAACTTTTCTGAATGTGAAGCACCTGAGGGTGAGCCTTTCAATGAAACCTTCCAACTTCAAGAAGTGTTGAAGGAGCGTAGTCAAGATCTTGAAATTCCAATAATAAATAATCTGCCTGTGGGACATTGTTGTGGTAATGCAGCATTGCCACAAGGACGACTAGCAACAATTGATGGAGGGAAAGGACTACTTAAAATCTTGCCCTCCTAG
- a CDS encoding 4-hydroxybenzoate polyprenyltransferase, whose amino-acid sequence MKKRSFSKRLGQWALLLRWNKPSGRLILLIPAGWSLWMTPSAPPPLSLVLLIIAGGLCVSGAGCIANDLWDRKIDRQVTRTNKRPLALRTVRISTALGLLFVMLLFSFLIVVSLPAASSALCLGIALIALPIILIYPSAKRWLALPQALLAICWGFAVLIPWAASESSLLGGVPLLSCWGATLMWTFGFDTVYAMADRNDDKNLGLKSSVLTLGKKAKKIVAISYALTSIFLAIGAHWAGVGWSFWPFWLIASLGMQREILILNDSVLSISKFGRHFKNQVWIGGLILLALILGRIS is encoded by the coding sequence GTGAAAAAAAGATCATTTTCAAAACGACTAGGGCAATGGGCCCTATTACTTCGCTGGAACAAACCAAGCGGAAGACTGATTTTATTGATCCCTGCTGGCTGGTCACTATGGATGACACCTAGTGCACCCCCTCCATTAAGCCTCGTGTTATTGATAATCGCAGGTGGCTTGTGTGTAAGTGGAGCTGGTTGTATTGCTAATGATCTATGGGACAGAAAAATTGATAGGCAAGTCACTCGAACGAACAAACGTCCCTTAGCTCTTAGGACTGTTCGGATTTCAACTGCCTTAGGCCTACTTTTTGTGATGCTACTTTTTAGTTTTCTAATAGTAGTCTCCCTTCCTGCTGCCAGCTCTGCTCTCTGCTTAGGCATAGCATTAATAGCGTTACCAATAATTCTGATATATCCCTCTGCGAAAAGATGGTTGGCATTGCCTCAAGCCTTGCTGGCAATTTGCTGGGGATTTGCAGTACTAATTCCATGGGCAGCTAGCGAGTCTTCTTTATTAGGGGGGGTACCACTTCTCTCATGCTGGGGTGCCACATTGATGTGGACATTTGGCTTTGACACTGTTTATGCCATGGCTGATCGGAATGACGATAAAAATTTAGGCTTAAAAAGTAGTGTGCTAACGCTTGGGAAGAAAGCAAAAAAAATAGTTGCCATCAGTTATGCATTGACAAGTATCTTTCTCGCAATAGGGGCTCACTGGGCAGGAGTGGGGTGGAGTTTTTGGCCTTTTTGGCTAATTGCTAGCTTGGGGATGCAGCGTGAAATTCTTATTTTAAATGATTCAGTTTTATCAATATCAAAGTTTGGTAGACATTTTAAGAATCAAGTTTGGATAGGAGGGTTAATACTGTTGGCATTAATTCTTGGCCGAATTAGCTAA
- a CDS encoding Ppx/GppA phosphatase family protein, translated as MSSLEPSTDFFSGKERETLSPSGGAELCHIGAIDIGTNSTHLLVAAVDPLLHTFSIELAEKSTTRLGERDPDSGSLTELAMARVSETLQRFKDLAESYKVEQLVITATSAVREAPNGRVFLDQIKAQLGLEVDLISGSEEARLIYLGVLSGMSFGENPHVLLDIGGGSTELILADGRDARALTSTRIGAVRLQRDFVRQDPLPSSRLDFLKTFIRGSLEPAVEKIRRRLQPEETPIMVATSGTALALGALIASEADNPPLKLHGYKVSQESLDHLVERLVKLTPEQRCKLTSLSDRRAEIIVPGALILQATMHMLEMDELVLSERALREGLIFDWMMRKGFLKDRFRFQSSIRERTVLHQSHRFAVDLTRAERVAKHSLSLYEGGLGFLHNDKGSGRELLWAAAMLHACGQHINRSSYHKHSWYLIRHGELLGYSHFEHLMVAAIARYHRRSLPKKRHEAWQLLPKREHRRIVSEMAMLLRLATSIDRRPEPVVDSISVKLNRKELIFELQPEKGQNLSLEKWSLMNCSNIVEDILGLDMKVVIN; from the coding sequence ATGTCAAGTCTCGAGCCATCTACTGATTTCTTTTCTGGGAAAGAAAGGGAAACTTTATCTCCTTCTGGGGGGGCCGAGCTTTGCCATATTGGAGCGATTGATATAGGTACAAACTCAACTCACCTTCTGGTGGCTGCAGTAGACCCTCTTTTGCATACTTTTAGTATTGAGCTTGCGGAAAAGTCAACTACACGGCTTGGAGAAAGAGACCCTGATTCAGGCTCACTTACTGAGCTTGCAATGGCGAGAGTTAGTGAAACCCTTCAACGTTTTAAGGACCTAGCAGAAAGTTATAAGGTTGAACAATTAGTGATAACTGCAACTAGTGCGGTCAGGGAGGCGCCGAATGGCCGTGTTTTTTTAGATCAAATTAAAGCTCAGCTTGGGTTAGAGGTTGATCTGATAAGTGGATCCGAAGAAGCACGGTTGATTTATTTAGGTGTTTTGTCAGGGATGTCATTTGGAGAGAATCCTCATGTACTTCTTGACATTGGCGGAGGTTCGACAGAACTAATACTTGCTGATGGACGTGATGCAAGAGCTTTAACAAGTACTCGAATTGGAGCTGTTCGTTTGCAGAGGGATTTCGTTAGGCAAGACCCACTTCCATCATCCAGGCTTGACTTTCTCAAAACTTTTATTAGAGGCTCTTTGGAGCCTGCTGTAGAAAAGATTCGCCGTCGCTTACAACCAGAAGAAACCCCAATAATGGTTGCTACAAGTGGAACTGCATTGGCATTGGGAGCACTAATTGCTAGCGAAGCAGATAACCCGCCATTGAAATTACACGGATATAAGGTTTCGCAAGAGAGTCTTGATCATTTAGTTGAAAGACTTGTGAAGTTAACGCCTGAGCAGAGATGCAAATTAACTTCATTAAGTGATAGACGTGCCGAGATCATTGTTCCAGGAGCATTAATTCTTCAAGCAACTATGCACATGTTGGAGATGGATGAATTGGTCCTTAGTGAAAGAGCCCTCCGTGAAGGATTGATTTTTGATTGGATGATGCGCAAAGGCTTTTTGAAAGATCGCTTTAGATTTCAAAGCAGTATTAGAGAGCGCACAGTCCTCCACCAATCTCACAGGTTTGCGGTTGACCTCACGCGAGCTGAGCGTGTGGCAAAGCATTCTCTATCCCTATATGAGGGGGGATTAGGTTTTTTGCACAATGACAAAGGAAGTGGTCGCGAGTTGCTTTGGGCTGCAGCAATGTTGCATGCCTGCGGTCAGCACATAAATCGAAGTTCCTATCACAAACATTCTTGGTACTTAATTCGCCATGGAGAATTACTTGGCTATTCACATTTTGAACATTTGATGGTGGCAGCAATTGCCCGTTACCATCGTCGAAGTCTTCCAAAGAAGCGCCATGAAGCTTGGCAATTATTGCCAAAAAGAGAACATCGCCGCATCGTTTCTGAAATGGCCATGCTTTTGCGATTGGCAACCTCTATTGATCGCAGACCTGAACCCGTAGTTGATTCAATATCAGTGAAATTAAATCGCAAGGAACTTATTTTCGAACTTCAGCCCGAGAAGGGACAAAATCTTAGTCTTGAGAAATGGAGTCTTATGAATTGTTCAAACATTGTTGAAGATATCTTGGGCTTAGATATGAAAGTTGTTATAAATTAG